A window of the Tripterygium wilfordii isolate XIE 37 chromosome 12, ASM1340144v1, whole genome shotgun sequence genome harbors these coding sequences:
- the LOC120010202 gene encoding DNA repair RAD52-like protein 1, mitochondrial isoform X3, whose product MAAAMSSLTRSLSSSSSFQKMPSQASLPLFQLQSYLCCFYSSKPSSSSSSSRVKTEKADTGELLNDIEDAVPTSGISRPLSEVLKQLNKKVPDSLVRLRHDGGFTVKYVPWHIVNRIMNLHAPEWSGEVRSITYSADGKSVSVVYRVTIYGTDAESLHFQENNQNSEVQQAGGRRDS is encoded by the exons ATGGCAGCGGCAATGTCTTCTCTGACTAGGTCACTCTCCTCTTCGTCTAGTTTCCAGAAAATGCCTTCACAGGCATCATTGCCTCTGTTTCAGTTGCAGAGCTACCTCTGCTGCTTCTATTCTTCcaaaccttcttcttcttcttcttcttctagagtGAAAACGGAGAAAGCAGACACTGGAGAGCTGCTGAATGACATCGAAGACGCCGTACCTACCTCTGGTATCAGCAGGCCACTCTCGGAGGTTCTCAAACAGCTCAACAAGAAAGTCCCTGACTCTCTCGTCAGGCTCCGCCATGACGGTGGCTTCACCGTCAAATACGTACCCTG GCATATTGTCAATCGGATTATGAACCTACATGCTCCAG AGTGGTCTGGTGAGGTCAGAAGCATAACGTATTCTGCTGATGGAAAATCTGTATCTGTTGTCTATCGTGTTACCATCTATGGGACTGATGCTGAG TCTTTGCATTTCCAAGAAAACAACCAGAACAGTGAGGTTCAACAAGCCGGTGGGAGAAGAGACTCGTGA